A stretch of Myxococcus virescens DNA encodes these proteins:
- a CDS encoding GFA family protein, whose amino-acid sequence MKLEGSCHCRGVRFSVETHHPSPFMRCYCSVCRKTQGGGGFAINLSGDARSLKVRGQQHVKVYRARIQNPEDAKAHQSKGQRHFCGRCGSALWLYDPTWPELIHPFASAIDTPLPQAPELVHIMLEFKPDWVPVHAGKKDKKFQRYPKESIAEWHQRHDAEVD is encoded by the coding sequence ATGAAGCTCGAAGGCTCCTGCCACTGTCGCGGCGTGCGGTTCAGCGTGGAGACGCATCACCCGTCTCCCTTCATGCGGTGCTACTGCTCCGTGTGCCGCAAGACACAAGGGGGCGGAGGCTTCGCCATCAACCTGTCGGGGGACGCGCGCTCGCTCAAGGTGCGCGGCCAGCAGCACGTCAAGGTGTACCGGGCGCGCATCCAGAATCCGGAGGACGCGAAGGCGCACCAGAGCAAGGGGCAGCGCCACTTCTGTGGCCGCTGCGGCTCCGCGCTGTGGCTGTATGACCCGACGTGGCCGGAGCTCATCCATCCGTTCGCGTCGGCCATCGACACGCCGCTTCCCCAGGCGCCCGAGCTGGTCCACATCATGCTCGAGTTCAAGCCGGACTGGGTGCCCGTCCATGCGGGCAAGAAGGACAAGAAGTTCCAGCGCTACCCGAAGGAGTCCATCGCGGAGTGGCATCAGCGCCACGACGCGGAAGTGGACTGA
- a CDS encoding Gfo/Idh/MocA family protein, with amino-acid sequence MAQGSSRRIRYAVVGAGNIAQVAVLPAFQHARENSELVALISSDAEKRDVLGKMYGVRHTASYDDLEQVLRDADVDAVYIALPNTQHRAFTERAARAGVHVLCEKPMATSVEDCEAMIRVTDEHHVKLMIAYRLHFEEANLRAIDLLRSGRLGEPLMMSALLTQQVRTGDIRTRVDVGGGALLDEGPYPINAARYLFRDEPTEVFCYTNEEQDPRFKGVDATAFALMRFSNGRIAQFGVSHAASAVSSYRVVGEKGDLLVESAFGYEKERKHVLTLEGKTEERVFATNDQFAPELLYFSKCVLEDQEPEPSGREGLADVRVIIAMKESARTGRPVKLDAFPMKRRPSLDQLIVRPAARPPAPVNAPAPAQG; translated from the coding sequence ATGGCACAGGGCAGCTCGCGGCGAATCCGGTATGCGGTGGTGGGCGCGGGGAATATCGCGCAGGTGGCTGTACTTCCGGCCTTCCAGCACGCCCGTGAGAACTCGGAGTTGGTGGCGCTCATTTCCTCCGACGCGGAGAAGCGCGACGTGCTGGGGAAGATGTACGGCGTGCGCCACACCGCGAGCTACGACGACCTTGAACAGGTGCTGCGCGACGCGGACGTGGACGCGGTGTACATCGCGCTGCCCAACACCCAGCATCGCGCCTTCACCGAGCGGGCCGCTCGCGCGGGCGTGCACGTCCTCTGCGAGAAGCCCATGGCGACCTCGGTGGAGGACTGTGAGGCGATGATTCGCGTCACGGACGAGCATCATGTCAAGCTGATGATCGCCTACCGGCTCCACTTCGAGGAGGCGAACCTGCGGGCCATCGACCTGCTGCGCTCGGGGCGCCTGGGTGAGCCGCTGATGATGTCGGCCCTGCTGACGCAGCAGGTGCGGACCGGGGACATCCGGACGCGCGTGGACGTGGGCGGAGGCGCGCTGCTCGACGAAGGGCCGTACCCCATCAACGCCGCGCGCTACCTCTTCCGTGACGAGCCCACCGAGGTGTTCTGCTACACCAACGAGGAGCAGGACCCTCGCTTCAAGGGCGTGGATGCCACGGCCTTCGCGTTGATGCGCTTCTCGAATGGGCGCATCGCGCAGTTCGGCGTCAGCCACGCCGCGTCGGCGGTCTCCAGCTACCGGGTGGTGGGGGAGAAGGGCGATCTGCTCGTCGAGTCCGCGTTCGGCTACGAGAAGGAGCGCAAGCATGTCCTCACGCTGGAGGGCAAGACGGAGGAGCGCGTCTTCGCGACGAACGACCAGTTCGCGCCGGAGTTGCTCTACTTCTCGAAGTGCGTGCTGGAGGACCAGGAGCCCGAGCCGTCCGGCCGGGAAGGGCTCGCGGACGTGCGCGTCATCATCGCGATGAAGGAGTCCGCGAGGACGGGGCGCCCGGTGAAGCTGGATGCATTCCCGATGAAGCGGCGGCCATCCTTGGACCAGCTCATCGTCCGCCCCGCGGCCAGGCCGCCAGCGCCGGTGAACGCGCCCGCGCCAGCGCAAGGATGA